ACGTTCGCCACACCCGGCGGCATGGTGGATTACGACGGCGACCTGGCGATCGACGGCGTCCCCGGTACCGCCGGCGCGATCAAACTCAACTTTGAGGACACGGCCGGCGCGGCAACGGGTGCGCTCTTTCCCTCCGGCCACGTGCGGGACAGGGTGGCCGGAGTGGACGTGACCTGCGTGGACAACGGCATGCCGAGCGTCCTGATGCGCGCAACGGACCTCGGCGTCACCGGAAGCGAATCACCTGAAGACCTCGAAGCCAACGCCGCCCTGGCCGAGCGTCTCGCCGCGCTTCGCCTGGCGGCAGCCGAGCTGATGGGCATGGGCGATGTCACCGGCGCCACCGTGCCGAAACTGGTGCTGCTGGCCGCGCCGCGTGCCGGTGGTGCGATCGCCACCCGGAGTTTTCTGCCGGTGCGGGTGCACACCTCGATCGGGGTGCTCGGCGCCCTCACGGTGGGCGCCGGAGTCCTGGCCGAGGGATCCGTGGGCCATGAACTCGCCGTACTGCCGCCGGCAGGAAAGCCCTTCCGGATTGAACATCCAACCGGCCACTTCGATGTTGAGGTCGGGGTGGAAAGGGCCGGCGCCGGCTTCAGGGTCACCCGTTCGGCCGCCCTTCGCACGGCGCGGAAAATCTTCGACGGACGCGTTTTCCCGCGCCCGCGTCTCTAATACCCACCCCGAGAGAGGACAAGTCCATGACCGAGTTCACCTCGTTCGACGTCGCCCACCTGGGGAACGTGGAGCTGCTGACGCCCACCTTCGAGAAGAGCCTGTGGTTCTTCCGTGACCTGCTGGCCATGCGGGTCGTGGCGGAATCCGGAGAGGCCGGGACGTCCGGGGCCGGGAACCGATCGGTATATCTGCGCACGTGGGATGAATACCAGCTCTACACGGTGAAGCTCACTGAAGCGGCAGACGCCGGGGTGGGGCGGACATCGTTCCGGACCACCAGCCAGGAGGCTCTTGAGCGCAGGGTCGGGGCAATCGAGGCGACCGGACTGG
The window above is part of the Pseudarthrobacter sp. IC2-21 genome. Proteins encoded here:
- a CDS encoding 4-oxalomesaconate tautomerase, with the protein product MATVEGIPCMYLRGGTSKGAFFLASDLPRNPDDRDDVLLRIMGTPDPRQIDGLGGAHPLTSKVAVISPSGNSDADVDYLFLQLGVDSAFVTDRQNCGNILAGVGPFAVERGLAPAGGEQTRVRIRMVNTDSIATATFATPGGMVDYDGDLAIDGVPGTAGAIKLNFEDTAGAATGALFPSGHVRDRVAGVDVTCVDNGMPSVLMRATDLGVTGSESPEDLEANAALAERLAALRLAAAELMGMGDVTGATVPKLVLLAAPRAGGAIATRSFLPVRVHTSIGVLGALTVGAGVLAEGSVGHELAVLPPAGKPFRIEHPTGHFDVEVGVERAGAGFRVTRSAALRTARKIFDGRVFPRPRL